From Candidatus Eisenbacteria bacterium, the proteins below share one genomic window:
- a CDS encoding 4Fe-4S dicluster domain-containing protein gives MDPPRLRVQVPEEGYHRSLISCQVACPVHTDARGYVRAVANGAYDEAYLLARGPNPFASICGRVCGAPCEGACRKGKLPRVGPDGEYIADDRPIAIRALKRFACEWGGFEKSPPDGALRAIRDRAPGVGFGVEEMAALLRGAVERRLPLASGERIAVIGAGPAGLSAAHDLALLGFRPTVYEAERVPAGMLMLGVPEYRLPRDLIRWEVSVIEALGVEIRCGMRVGEEVRFADLRANHAAVLIAVGAKRPRSLGLPGEQGPHVYGGVDLLRSVSLGEAIPMGERVVVIGGGNVAYDVARTVLRQAAYDTARTAARLAGTRSVCLVSLETLEEMPADTIEIVEGDEEGIERLNGWGPLAIERNSAGLVTGVLFRRCLRVYDDDRKFSPVYDDRDLKRMSCDTVLLAAGQTPDLSFLRAGGADVKEARPGWPAVDPETLMTTAPGVFVAGDLAHGTRLLIDAVASGKAAARSVYRHVLGRPLRSEIIERHQILDRYRRETGYEGIRRVEIPIRPAGDRLGPGMIEVEAGYSEAEARREGSRCLDCGVTPVFDGTRCVLCGGCADVCPTACLKLVSLDRIDGGPPLAELIERSIGSRADLGENSAILKDEERCIRCALCEQRCPVNAITMERVAFRGEWRISA, from the coding sequence ATGGATCCGCCCCGCCTGCGGGTCCAGGTTCCCGAGGAGGGCTACCACCGCTCTCTCATCTCCTGCCAGGTCGCCTGCCCGGTTCACACGGACGCGCGCGGGTATGTGCGTGCGGTCGCCAACGGCGCCTACGACGAGGCCTACCTCCTCGCCCGGGGCCCGAATCCCTTCGCTTCGATCTGCGGCCGGGTCTGCGGGGCTCCGTGCGAGGGCGCCTGTAGAAAAGGAAAGCTCCCGAGGGTCGGACCGGACGGCGAGTACATCGCCGACGACCGCCCCATCGCGATCCGGGCACTGAAGCGATTCGCCTGCGAATGGGGGGGATTCGAGAAGTCCCCGCCGGACGGCGCCCTCCGGGCGATCCGCGACCGAGCGCCCGGGGTAGGCTTCGGCGTGGAGGAGATGGCCGCGCTCTTGCGCGGAGCTGTCGAGCGGAGACTCCCCCTGGCCTCAGGCGAGCGGATTGCCGTGATAGGCGCGGGTCCGGCGGGCCTCTCAGCCGCCCACGATCTCGCGTTGCTCGGCTTCCGCCCCACGGTCTACGAGGCCGAGAGGGTGCCGGCAGGAATGCTGATGCTGGGAGTGCCCGAGTACCGGCTGCCGCGGGACCTGATCCGCTGGGAAGTGTCGGTGATCGAGGCCCTGGGCGTGGAGATCCGCTGCGGCATGCGCGTTGGCGAAGAAGTGCGCTTCGCTGATCTGCGGGCGAATCATGCGGCGGTCCTGATTGCGGTCGGAGCCAAGCGGCCGCGATCGCTCGGACTTCCCGGGGAGCAAGGTCCTCACGTCTACGGTGGGGTCGATCTCCTCAGGAGCGTGTCTCTGGGCGAAGCGATCCCGATGGGAGAGAGGGTCGTCGTGATCGGGGGAGGCAACGTCGCCTATGACGTGGCCAGGACGGTCCTGCGGCAGGCGGCGTACGACACAGCGAGGACCGCAGCGCGGCTCGCCGGCACACGCAGCGTCTGCCTGGTCTCCCTGGAGACGCTGGAGGAAATGCCCGCCGATACCATCGAGATCGTCGAAGGTGATGAGGAGGGGATCGAGAGGCTCAACGGATGGGGGCCGCTGGCGATCGAGCGCAACTCTGCGGGACTCGTGACGGGCGTTCTCTTCCGGAGATGCCTCAGGGTCTACGACGACGACAGGAAGTTCTCTCCAGTCTACGACGATCGAGACTTGAAGCGGATGTCGTGCGATACCGTCCTTCTCGCTGCCGGACAGACCCCCGACCTGTCCTTCCTCCGAGCCGGCGGCGCCGACGTCAAGGAGGCGCGACCCGGTTGGCCGGCGGTCGACCCGGAGACGCTGATGACCACGGCGCCGGGGGTCTTCGTGGCGGGCGACCTGGCGCACGGCACCCGGCTCCTCATCGACGCGGTCGCGTCAGGCAAGGCCGCCGCACGTTCGGTCTATCGCCACGTTCTGGGAAGGCCTTTGCGGAGCGAGATCATCGAGCGCCATCAGATTCTGGATCGATATCGGCGCGAGACCGGGTACGAGGGGATCCGCCGGGTCGAAATCCCGATCCGCCCGGCAGGCGATCGGCTCGGTCCCGGCATGATCGAGGTCGAGGCTGGCTACTCCGAGGCGGAAGCAAGGCGCGAGGGGTCGCGGTGCCTCGACTGCGGGGTCACGCCGGTCTTCGACGGGACGCGGTGCGTTCTCTGCGGGGGATGTGCCGATGTCTGTCCCACAGCCTGTCTGAAGCTCGTGTCGCTGGACAGGATCGACGGGGGCCCCCCCTTGGCGGAGTTGATCGAGCGGTCGATCGGGTCTCGCGCCGACCTCGGCGAGAACTCC